The sequence TTTGGTTGGAGATGGTGGAATCCAGTTAAGTGGTGGGCAAAAACAAAGAATAGGAATAGCTAGAGCTCTATATAGTGACCCAGAAATTTTAGTACTAGATGAAGCAACAAGTGCTTTAGATAATGAAACAGAAGCAAAAATAATGGATGAGATATACGAAACAAGTCAAGATAAGACATTGCTAATCATTGCACACAGATTAAGCACAATTGAAAGATGCGATAGAAAAATAATGCTATCTAATGGAAAAATAATATGAATAATATCTTAAGCTTAATAGGACGCACAAAAAACCTCTTTGAAGATGACATAAAAGCACTTGGTAAAGGCCTAAAAGAGGTAGTTTCAAGCTCAAGTTTTTTAGTTATCGGTGGGGCCGGCTCGATAGGCTCTGCCGTAACAAAAGAGATCTTTATAAGAGACCCCAAAAAACTCTACGTCGTTGATATCTCTGAAAACAACCTTGTTGAGCTAGTGCGTGACATAAGAAGCGAGTTTGGATATATAAGTGGCGACTTTAAAACTTTTGCCATAGATGTTGCAAGTGCCGAGTTTGACGCACTTTTAGTGCAAAGTGGTGGATTTGACTACGTGTTAAATTTATCAGCACTAAAGCATGTTAGAAGCGAAAAAGACCCATTTACACTCATGAGAATGCTTGAAACAAATATCTTTAACACCGATAAAACGCTGGCTCAAGCTATGGGTATGAAGTCAAAAAAATATTTCTGCGTCAGCACCGACAAGGCCGCAAACCCTGTAAATTTAATGGGAGCTAGCAAACGCATCATGGAGATGTTTGCGTTTAGGCACTCTTTAGAGATCGACGTCTCGATGGCTAGGTTCGCAAACGTGGCATTTAGCGACGGCTCGCTTCTTTTTGGCTTTCAAAAACGCATAGAAAAGTCTCAGCCCATAGTCGCTCCAAACGACGTCAGACGCTATTTTTTAACGCCAAAAGAGAGTGGCGAGCTCTGCCTTTTAAGCACCATTTTTGGCGACAATAGAGATATATTTTTCCCAAAACTAGATGAAAATTTAGACCTTATAACATTTAGCGAGATAGCCAAGCGGTACTTAGCAAATTTAGGCTACGAGCCATTTTTGTGTGAAAATGAGGAGGAGGCTAGAAAGCTTGCAAAAGTGCTTCCAAAAGATGGCTTTTACCCTTGTCTTTTTGCGCCTAGCGACACGACTGGAGAGAAGGACTATGAGGAGTTTTTCGTTGACGGCGAGAGACTTGACATGCAAAGACTTCAAAACATCGGTATAGTCAAAAATGATGCAAATTTTGACAGCAAAAAGTTAGAAATTTTCAAAAACAATATCTTAAATTTAAAATCAAGCTTGACATGGAGCAAAGAGGACGTTTTGCGCGAAGTTTTCGAGCTTATACCAAATTTTATGCATAAAGAAACAGGAAAGTATCTCGATGAAAAAATGTGATTTTGACGAGGTTTTGAAATTTATAAAAAGCACCTTTGGTAAGGACAAAGTCCCGCTTCACGAGCCTAAATTTATAGGCAACGAGAAAAAATATCTGCTTGAGTGCATCGACTCTAGCTTTGTCTCAAGTGTCGGCAAATTTGTCGATGAGTTTGAGAGTAAGCTAGCTCAAATGGTCGATGCTAAATTTGCAGTTGCCACGACAAATGGCACCTCCGCGCTTCACATCTGCCTAAAACTAGCTGGCGTAGAGCAAAATGACGAAGTGATCACCCAGCCAGTTACTTTTATAGCCACTTGCAACGCCATTAGCTACCTTTTTGCAAAGCCGGTTTTTGTGGATGTTGATCTTGACACACTCGGTATGTCGCCAGCGTCACTTAGTGCGTTTTTGGAGAAAAACTGCGAGCTAAAAGGCGGCAAATGTGTAAATAAAACTAGCGGCAGGATAGTGCGAGCCTGCGTGCCTATGCACACTTTTGGACTGCCTTGCAAGATAGATGAGATAGCTGAAATTTGCAAGCGTTGGAACATCGCTTTAGTAGAAGACTGCGCTGAGAGCCTTGGTAGCTACTATAAAGGCACTCATACAGGGAATTTTGGCAAGCTTGCAGCGATGAGCTTTAATGGCAATAAGATAGTCACAAGCGGAGGAGGCGGAGCTATCATCACAAACGATGAGGAGATAGCAAAGCACGCTAAATTTATCACCACAACGGCCAAGGTGCCACATCCTTTTGAGTATCGCCACAGCGAGATCGGCTACAACTACCGCTTGCCAAATTTAAACGCGGCCCTGCTTGTGGCGCAGCTTGAAAATTTGGAGCTATTTTTAAAGAGCAAACGCGAACTTGCGATGATCTATAAAGAGTATTTTTCTAAATTTGATGATGTGAAATTTATAGATGAGCCAGCGGACGCTAGGTCGAATTTTTGGCTAAACGCGGTGCTCTTTGAAAGCCGTGAAAAACGAGATGAGTTTTTGAAATTTAGTAATGAAAATGGCGTTTTTACGCGTCCTATCTGGCAGCTCATGAATGAGCTTGATATGTTTAAGGAGTGCCAAAGAGATGAGCTAAAAAATGCTAAATTTCTAAGCGACAGGATAGTAAATATCCCAAGTAGCGCAAGAGTCTAGCCGTGCAAGATATAGTTTTAGTAGGTGGTGGCGGGCACTGCAAAAGTGTGATAGATGTCATCGAGAGCGAAGCTAAATTTAATATAATTGGTATCATAGATACGGCAGAAAATATTGGCAAAAAGGTGCTTGGCTATGAGATCATCGGTAGCGATGATGATCTGGCTGAGGTTTTTACATCATGCAAAAATGCTATGGTGACGGTTGGACAGATAAAAAGTAGCGAGCCTAGAAAAAGACTGTTTGCTCTACTAAAAGAGATAGGTTTTATACTTCCAACCATAGTCTCACCACTTGCATATCTATCAAAGCATGCATGTGTAGGTGAGG is a genomic window of Campylobacter concisus containing:
- a CDS encoding NeuD/PglB/VioB family sugar acetyltransferase translates to MQDIVLVGGGGHCKSVIDVIESEAKFNIIGIIDTAENIGKKVLGYEIIGSDDDLAEVFTSCKNAMVTVGQIKSSEPRKRLFALLKEIGFILPTIVSPLAYLSKHACVGEGSVVMHHALINAGTCVGKNCIINTKALVEHDATIGDHCHISTASVVNGGVVVQDGTFFGSNATSKEYIVIGENSIIGGGTSVMRSLEKNAFIKA
- a CDS encoding LegC family aminotransferase; amino-acid sequence: MKKCDFDEVLKFIKSTFGKDKVPLHEPKFIGNEKKYLLECIDSSFVSSVGKFVDEFESKLAQMVDAKFAVATTNGTSALHICLKLAGVEQNDEVITQPVTFIATCNAISYLFAKPVFVDVDLDTLGMSPASLSAFLEKNCELKGGKCVNKTSGRIVRACVPMHTFGLPCKIDEIAEICKRWNIALVEDCAESLGSYYKGTHTGNFGKLAAMSFNGNKIVTSGGGGAIITNDEEIAKHAKFITTTAKVPHPFEYRHSEIGYNYRLPNLNAALLVAQLENLELFLKSKRELAMIYKEYFSKFDDVKFIDEPADARSNFWLNAVLFESREKRDEFLKFSNENGVFTRPIWQLMNELDMFKECQRDELKNAKFLSDRIVNIPSSARV
- a CDS encoding UDP-N-acetylglucosamine 4,6-dehydratase yields the protein MNNILSLIGRTKNLFEDDIKALGKGLKEVVSSSSFLVIGGAGSIGSAVTKEIFIRDPKKLYVVDISENNLVELVRDIRSEFGYISGDFKTFAIDVASAEFDALLVQSGGFDYVLNLSALKHVRSEKDPFTLMRMLETNIFNTDKTLAQAMGMKSKKYFCVSTDKAANPVNLMGASKRIMEMFAFRHSLEIDVSMARFANVAFSDGSLLFGFQKRIEKSQPIVAPNDVRRYFLTPKESGELCLLSTIFGDNRDIFFPKLDENLDLITFSEIAKRYLANLGYEPFLCENEEEARKLAKVLPKDGFYPCLFAPSDTTGEKDYEEFFVDGERLDMQRLQNIGIVKNDANFDSKKLEIFKNNILNLKSSLTWSKEDVLREVFELIPNFMHKETGKYLDEKM